A stretch of Castanea sativa cultivar Marrone di Chiusa Pesio chromosome 2, ASM4071231v1 DNA encodes these proteins:
- the LOC142626483 gene encoding uncharacterized protein LOC142626483, protein MVGFLWRWLVVAGDYEIIVWWSSLPWMKRDHEVFVKMPNRTPIVGTEQPRNLRRSPRFLRHKNTPEPQRPTSLRKSPRFHGKRITSEPKDLKTPRTNSRNNRFLSSPPESKKYPEKSSKKLSKSACGSRNLRNFSSGLRRSPRLNSCAEVFRSLRRSPRFTNQRNMVDARVDCEEKVSMQTRESDVGLSSRGNMSSGSREASKLNGNVEVVVGHRRSQRVFNQRNVVDEHVEESGSGKSLDEVDLIDDEKADKVVNSCEQIGRKRERRTRRSSISPEAVIVEGEERMVKDIGKKRKRKRDEEDRGMTKEWTKEQELALQRAYFVAKPTPNFWKKVSKLVPGKSAQECFDKVHSDNLTPLQPQPRLRTKKAQSSPIHSFSLSESKLLKPMVKRLSCNKQKTRPGRKIFRRLIQKHYCVDQDYEADLFSVLEPNMDPSTQAIQPGVILSTPMQSLGKQGFLQKCHERPSSHKKPLSRFSGSLLTTLASPPVLKQVKNRVLHDKYIDQLHCREAKRKAASARARKFFIVEEDRKDIPVQNSDVVRAAKNALASDARDVISQYQQLQANAMSNSDSNGDDSVDSDDDESEDGT, encoded by the exons ATGGTGGGTTTTCTGTGGCGGTGGTTGGTAGTGGCCGGCGATTATGAGATCATAGTATGGTGGAGCTCATTGCCGTGG ATGAAACGAGACCATGaagtgtttgtgaaaatgccaaACAGAACCCCGATTGTCGGCACCGAGCAACCCAGGAATCTCCGCAGATCTCCCAGATTTCTCCGCCATAAGAACACTCCAGAACCACAGCGGCCCACGAGTCTCAGAAAATCTCCGAGATTTCACGGGAAAAGAATAACCTCAGAACCCAAAGATCTTAAAACCCCCAGGACCAACTCCAGAAACAACAGGTTTCTCAGCTCTCCGCCAGAAAGCAAAAAATACCCAgaaaaatcttcaaagaaaTTGAGTAAATCCGCTTGTGGGTCGAGAAATTTGAGGAATTTTAGTTCTGggttgagaagatctccaaggtTGAATAGTTGCGCAGAAGTGTTTCGGAGTCTTAGACGGTCTCCGAGGTTTACTAATCAGCGAAATATGGTTGATGCACGCGTAGATTGTGAGGAGAAAGTTTCAATGCAAACAAGGGAATCTGATGTTGGGTTGAGTAGTCGTGGGAATATGAGTTCTGGGTCGAGGGAGGCTTCAAAATTGAATGGTAATGTTGAGGTAGTTGTGGGGCATAGACGATCTCAAAGGGTTTTTAATCAACGAAATGTTGTTGATGAACATGTGGAAGAGAGTGGCAGCGGTAAGTCTTTGGATGAAGTGGATTTAATAGATGATGAAAAAGCTGACAAGGTTGTGAATTCTTGTGAACAAATTGGGAGGAAACGTGAGAGGAGGACAAGGAGGAGTTCTATTAGTCCGGAAGCGGTTATTGTGGAAGGCGAAGAGAGGATGGTTAAGGACATTGGGAAAAAGAGGAAGCGCAAGCGAGATGAGGAGGATCGTGGGATGACTAAGGAGTGGACAAAGGAACAAGAATTGGCTTTGCAAAGAGCTTATTTTGTGGCAAAGCCAACACCCAATTTCTGGAAGAAGGTTTCCAAACTg GTGCCAGGAAAGTCTGCACAGGAGTGCTTTGATAAAGTTCACTCTGACAATTTAACCCCACTTCAACCTCAGCCTCGATTGAGGACTAAAAAAGCACAGTCTTCACCCATTCACAGTTTTTCTCTTTCAGAAAGTAAATTGCTTaagccaatggttaaaaggttGAGTTGCAATAAACAGAAGACTCGCCCTGGACGGAAAATTTTCAGACGCTTAATACAAAAGCATTATTGTGTGGACCAGGATTATGAGGCAGATCTATTTTCAGTACTTGAGCCCAATATGGATCCGTCTACTCAAGCTATTCAGCCGGGTGTCATACTTTCCACTCCAATGCAGTCTTTGGGAAAACAAGGATTTCTTCAAAAGTGCCATGAGAGACCTTCAAGCCATAAAAAGCCCCTTTCTAGATTTAGTGGCTCATTGTTGACAACTCTTGCTAGTCCCCCAGTACTGAAGCAGGTCAAAAACAGGGTCTTACATGATAAGTATATTGACCAATTACACTGCAGGGAAGCTAAAAGAAAAGCTGCATCAGCGCGGGCACGCAAGTTCTTTATCGTTgaagaggatagaaaagatatCCCTGTTCAGAATAGTGACGTTGTTAGGGCTGCAAAGAATGCCTTGGCATCTGATGCAAGAGATGTTATCAGTCAGTATCAACAGTTGCAAGCTAATGCCATGAGCAACTCTGATTCCAATGGTGATGATAGTGTTGATAGCGATGATGATGAAAGTGAAGATGGAACTTAG
- the LOC142625310 gene encoding uncharacterized protein LOC142625310 — protein sequence MLIVVSAKGSVSKQPPSKKPRYSRQPIAFDDDNLEGTAQPHHDALIVMAQIRGFIVKRIMMDQGSGVDVMYPDLYRGLGLKKGDLSKYDTPLMGFDGHMVIPEGQISLPVIMGGREVMVTFIVVASFSPYTAIFERPWIHDIGAVSSTLHVKVKFRTDEGITVIRGDQQAAKQCLVATAIKQTEKKESAEKAPL from the coding sequence ATGTTGATTGTGGTGTCAGCGAAAGGAAGCGTGAGCAAACAACCCCCGAGTAAGAAGCCGAGGTACAGTAGACAACCCATTGCGTTCGACGATGACAACCTGGAAGGTACTGCTCAGCCCCACCACGATGCTTTAATAGTCATGGCTCAAATAAGGGGGTTTATAGTGAAGAGAATAATGATGGATCAAGGGAGTGGCGTAGATGTAATGTACCCGGACCTATACAGGGGGCTCGGCTTGAAAAAGGGGGACTTATCCAAGTATGATACACCTTTAATGGGATTCGATGGGCATATGGTGATTCCAGAAGGGCAGATTTCGCTCCCAGTTATCATGGGAGGCAGGGAGGTAATGGTGACGTTCATAGTGGTCGCCTCTTTCTCACCGTACACAGCAATATTCGAAAGGCCATGGATACATGACATAGGGGCTGTGTCGTCCACCTTGCATGTAAAAGTCAAGTTCCGAACTGATGAAGGGATTACAGTAATAAGGGGTGATCAGCAAGCGGCTAAACAGTGTTTGGTAGCCACGGCAAtcaaacaaacagaaaagaagGAATCAGCCGAGAAGGCACCCCTATAG
- the LOC142623455 gene encoding uncharacterized protein At5g65660: MESQDLSPPQVDASRPSLGFPLGTALLLIIIFSLSGIFSCCYHWDKFKALRDSFSQDQPNDSESDIESSPSKPKPTTTGLKQNQSQSLPVLMPGDRIPKFIAMPCPCNPPHPEKVVVKVQKPPKPLPRLPVPLY, translated from the exons ATGGAGAGTCAGGATCTTTCACCACCCCAGGTGGACGCATCTCGTCCGTCCCTGGGATTCCCTCTGGGCACAGCCCTCCTCTTGATCATCATCTTCAGCTTGAGTGGTATCTTCTCTTGCTGCTATCATTGGGACAAGTTCAAAGCACTCCGTGATTCTTTCTCTCAAGACCAACCCAATGATTCTGAGTCTGATATCGAATCTTCACCCTCAAAACCTAAGCCCACAACCACG GGTTTGAAGCAAAATCAAAGCCAAAGCTTGCCTGTATTGATGCCAGGGGATCGGATTCCAAAGTTCATAGCAATGCCATGTCCATGTAACCCTCCACATCCAGAAAAGGTAGTGGTAAAAGTGCAAAAGCCACCAAAGCCACTACCACGTCTACCAGTGCCTTTGTACTAG